The following coding sequences are from one Hippopotamus amphibius kiboko isolate mHipAmp2 chromosome 9, mHipAmp2.hap2, whole genome shotgun sequence window:
- the GVQW3 gene encoding protein GVQW3 encodes MSDRYLEQRISIKFCVKLNKSASETHHLLKEAYGDEVMSRARVFDWHKRFKEGREDIRDDARSGRPVTHRTDENIQKVKDLVCSNRQLTVRMMAEELNLDKETVRLILKENLNMRKVSANVISDILKDEPKHRKLDFQSDLSNETRKNSSCVRKKVTSSETWSHLQCEAGGEMPLSVSHPKIHYPASQLLQTSSSTSLPSRAAQDWFTPW; translated from the coding sequence ATGAGTGACCGATATCTAGAACAGAGGATTAGTATAAAATTTTGCGTGAAATTGAACAAGTCTGCAAGTGAGACCCACCATCTTTTAAAAGAAGCTTATGGGGATGAAGTCATGTCAAGGGCCAGAGTTTTCGACTGGCACAAAAGGTTTAAAGAAGGGCGGGAAGACATTCGAGATGATGCCCGAAGTGGTCGTCCAGTCACCCACCGGACGGATGAAAATATCCAGAAGGTCAAGGACTTGGTTTGTTCAAATAGGCAGTTAACTGTGAGAATGATGGCTGAAGAGTTAAATTTAGATAAAGAAACCGTTAGGCTCATTCTGAAAGAAAACCTGAATATGAGGAAAGTATCTGCAAACGTTATATCGGATATTTTGAAGGATGAGCCTAAACATCGAAAACTTGACTTTCAGTCTGATCTTTCAAATGAAACTAGGAAAAATAGCTCATGTGTGAGGAAAAAGGTAACAAGTTCTGAAACATGGAGTCATCTCCAGTGCGAAGCTGGTGGGGAAATGCCTCTGTCTGTATCCCATCCCAAAATCCATTACCCTGCCAGTCAGCTGCTTCAGACTTCATCTTCAACGAGCCTTCCCAGCAGGGCAGCTCAGGATTGGTTCACACCATGGTGA